The following is a genomic window from Gemmatimonas sp..
TGAAGATGCTCGCTGGCGTCGACGGTATCGGGGACTAGCCCGCCGAGGTAGATGCAGTGCTTCAGCGCCCGTCCCGCCTGCACGAAGTTCCGGGCGGCCACGCGGTCCCGCTCGGCGAAGTCGGTGGCGTGCGTCATGCTATGCACGAGGTAGTACGCCTGATCGACCCCATCGAGCGCACGATGAAGTGATGCCGGATCGAACAGGTCGCCGGTCACGACCTCCACGTCGTGTTCCCACCATCGCCCGTGAATGCGGCGCGGGTCACGGACCAGCAGTCGCACCGGAACGCCCCGCTCCACCAAACGTGAGGTGAGGCGGCCGCCGATGTAGCCTGTGGCGCCGGTAACGAGCACGGTCATGCGGAGGGGGGCGGAAGCCGTGAGACGGTGGCGGGTTCGGTGATCCGCACGTACGCTACTTAACGCTACGCCTCTTCCCTCTCCGCCGTTCCCATCTGCATGCCTCGCGCCAATCCATCCCCGGGACGCCTCCTGCTGCGTAATTGGGAACGACTTTCGGGTCTCCCCTTCGGCAAACGCCTGTTCAGCTGGGCGGTGGGGCGCACCGCGCCGTACACCGGGTCGGTGGGCGGCGTCTACACCGATGTCCGCCCCGGCTACGCGCGGGTCGAATTGCGCGACCGCAAGGCCGTCCGGAATCATTTGGCGTCGGTGCACGCCGTCGCGCTGGTGAATCTGGCCGAGATGACCAGTGGCGTGGCGCTTATGACCGCGTTGCCGCCAGGCGTGCGTGGCATCGTGACCGGCCTGCAGATCGAGTACCTCAAGAAGGCGCGTGGCACGCTGGTGTGCACGACCACCGCGCACGCGCCGAGCGACGTACCCGAGCCGATCACGCACGATGTGCAGGCGGACATCGCGAACGCTGACGGAGACGTGGTGGCACGCTGCCTCGTGCATTGGCGCTTGTCGCCGCCCGATCCTTCACGAGCGTCGGCCCGATGACGGACGCTGTTGCCCCGCCGGCCGACGCGCTCGCGTTCGACACGCCGCTCACCCGTCACGCGCACATTCGGGTGCCGCTGATCTGCGGGCCGATGTATCCCTGCAGCAATCCCGAGCTCGTGGCCGCCGTGAGTGCGGCCGGCGCGCTTGGTATCGTGCAACCGATCTCGCTCACGTACGTGCACGGCTACGACTTCCGCGAAGGGCTGCGCACCATCAATCGTCTCAGCGGCGGCGCACCGATCGGCTTCAACGCGCTCATCGAGGCGTCGTCGAAGACGTATCACAACCGCATGATCAAGTGGGTCGATATCGCGCTGGAGGAAGGCGTGCGATTCTTTCTGACGTCGCTGGGCAATCCGAAGTGGGTGTGCGATCGCGTACACGCGGTAGGTGGCGTGGTGTACCACGACATCACGGAGCTCAAGTGGGCGCAGAAGGGCCGTGACGGCGGGGTCGACGGACTCGTCGCGGTGAACCGCGAAGCGGGCGGCCATACCGGCTCACGCGATCCCCGCGCGCTGCTCGACGAGGTCAGCGCGCTCGGATTACCAGTGGTCGCCGCCGGCGGTGTGGGCGCACCCGACCAGTTCAAAGCGCTACTCGATATGGGTTACGCCGGTGTGCAGTTGGGCACGCGCTTCATCGCGACGCCGGAGTGCAACTCCGACGACGCCTACAAGTACGCGATCGTGGAGGCCAGTTCCCGTGACATCGTGCTCACCGAACG
Proteins encoded in this region:
- a CDS encoding hotdog fold domain-containing protein is translated as MPRANPSPGRLLLRNWERLSGLPFGKRLFSWAVGRTAPYTGSVGGVYTDVRPGYARVELRDRKAVRNHLASVHAVALVNLAEMTSGVALMTALPPGVRGIVTGLQIEYLKKARGTLVCTTTAHAPSDVPEPITHDVQADIANADGDVVARCLVHWRLSPPDPSRASAR